In Lacrimispora indolis DSM 755, a genomic segment contains:
- a CDS encoding GNAT family N-acetyltransferase, translating into MELTFRYAERKDRALILRFIKELAEYEKMLDEVVATEELLEEWIFNKQKAEVIFALADGKEAGFALFFHNFSTFLGKAGIYLEDLYVKPEYRGCGIGKALLKKLGAVAAERGCGRLEWWCLDWNKPSIDFYRSMGAEPMEDWTVYRIAGDTLKELAD; encoded by the coding sequence ATGGAATTGACATTCAGATATGCCGAGAGAAAGGATAGGGCTCTTATCTTGAGATTCATAAAAGAACTGGCTGAATACGAAAAGATGCTTGATGAGGTGGTGGCAACGGAAGAACTGCTGGAAGAATGGATCTTTAACAAGCAAAAAGCTGAGGTGATTTTTGCCCTGGCTGATGGGAAGGAGGCCGGATTTGCACTGTTTTTTCATAATTTCTCCACATTTTTAGGGAAAGCCGGAATCTATCTGGAAGATCTGTATGTTAAACCGGAGTACAGAGGCTGTGGAATCGGAAAGGCGTTATTAAAGAAGCTGGGAGCAGTTGCAGCAGAACGTGGCTGCGGAAGGCTGGAATGGTGGTGCCTGGACTGGAACAAACCCAGCATTGATTTCTACCGTTCCATGGGAGCGGAACCAATGGAGGACTGGACGGTTTACCGCATAGCCGGTGATACTTTAAAGGAGCTGGCAGACTAA
- a CDS encoding N-acetylmuramoyl-L-alanine amidase: MTNLRKQNGWLLLASVLLCAFVLAGCARKYETVKVPALEEAQGGLGQEEGEETAPVSIAEDKTGEAPDGKPAETSSHEAAVTMETAPTFAAADETVYVTGSQVNLRKSPSAQGEILGKLEKGVSLKRTGYSDSWSRVIYQDKECYISSQYVSKDKPVQETTAAAPAVSGNGTGKLIAIDAGHQAKGNSEKEPIGPGASEMKAKVASGTQGTATGIPEYQLTLAVSLKLKQELINRGYQVYMIRETHDVNISNAERAQMADKSGADIFIRVHANSLNDSSIQGALTMCQTSKNPYNGNLYSKSLSLSQAVVNGICSQTGFKNRGVQETDSMSGINWCNIPVTIVEMGFMSNAEEDKKMATEEYRDKIAKGIADGIDAYYK; the protein is encoded by the coding sequence GTGACGAATTTAAGAAAACAAAATGGGTGGCTGTTATTGGCCTCAGTCCTTCTTTGTGCATTTGTGCTGGCAGGCTGTGCCAGGAAATATGAAACGGTAAAAGTGCCTGCCCTGGAAGAAGCCCAGGGTGGTCTGGGCCAGGAGGAAGGGGAGGAAACCGCCCCTGTATCCATTGCAGAGGACAAAACCGGGGAGGCTCCCGACGGAAAGCCGGCGGAGACAAGTTCCCATGAAGCTGCGGTGACGATGGAGACTGCTCCGACCTTTGCGGCAGCCGATGAGACGGTTTACGTTACCGGCTCCCAGGTGAATTTAAGAAAATCTCCTTCTGCCCAGGGAGAGATCCTAGGAAAGCTTGAAAAAGGAGTTTCCTTAAAAAGAACCGGATACAGTGACAGCTGGAGCCGGGTGATTTACCAGGATAAGGAGTGCTATATTTCCTCTCAGTACGTGTCAAAGGATAAGCCGGTACAGGAGACAACGGCTGCCGCGCCTGCTGTTTCCGGAAACGGAACTGGCAAGCTCATTGCCATTGATGCAGGCCATCAGGCAAAGGGCAATTCCGAAAAGGAACCCATTGGGCCTGGCGCTTCTGAAATGAAGGCAAAAGTGGCTTCCGGAACCCAGGGAACGGCAACCGGCATTCCGGAATACCAGCTGACCCTTGCAGTTTCCTTAAAGTTAAAGCAGGAGCTTATCAACAGAGGGTATCAGGTCTATATGATCCGGGAAACCCATGATGTGAACATCAGCAATGCAGAACGGGCCCAGATGGCGGATAAAAGCGGAGCGGACATATTCATCCGGGTTCATGCCAACTCCTTAAATGACAGCAGTATCCAGGGGGCGCTTACCATGTGCCAGACCTCTAAAAATCCTTATAATGGAAACCTATACAGTAAAAGTCTCTCTCTTTCCCAAGCTGTTGTAAACGGGATCTGCAGCCAGACCGGGTTTAAGAACCGGGGGGTTCAGGAAACGGATTCCATGAGCGGCATCAACTGGTGCAATATACCGGTGACCATCGTGGAAATGGGATTCATGAGCAATGCAGAAGAAGATAAGAAGATGGCAACCGAAGAATACCGGGACAAGATCGCAAAAGGGATTGCCGACGGAATTGATGCATATTATAAATAA
- the nifS gene encoding cysteine desulfurase NifS, whose amino-acid sequence MKQLIYLDNAATTKTRPEVVEAMLPYFTEYYGNPSSVYEFSGISKKAVAGARETIANALGAKTNEIYFTAGGSEADNWALIATAEAYASKGKHIITSKIEHHAVLHTCEYLEKQGFEVTYLNVDENGVIKLEELKKAIRPDTILISIMFANNEIGTIEPVREIGEIAKEHGILFHTDAVQSFGHVPINVDDYHIDMLSASGHKINGPKGIGFLYIRSGIKSRSFIHGGGQERKRRAGTENVPGIVGFGKAVELAVAGMEERAKKECELRNYLMDRVMAEVPYTRINGHRKNRLSNNANFAFQFIEGESLLIMLDMKGICGSSGSACTSGSLDPSHVLLAIGLPHEIAHGSLRLTLDEENTKEEMDYVVESIKEIVEKLRSMSPLYEDYIKHQRK is encoded by the coding sequence ATGAAACAGCTGATTTATCTTGACAATGCAGCGACTACCAAAACCCGGCCAGAGGTCGTGGAAGCCATGCTGCCTTATTTTACGGAGTATTATGGAAATCCCTCCTCCGTATACGAGTTTTCCGGCATCTCAAAGAAGGCCGTGGCAGGAGCCAGAGAGACCATTGCAAACGCTCTGGGCGCCAAGACCAACGAGATCTATTTTACAGCAGGCGGTTCAGAAGCCGACAACTGGGCACTGATTGCAACTGCGGAGGCTTATGCTTCAAAAGGAAAACACATTATCACCAGCAAAATCGAACACCACGCTGTGCTTCACACCTGTGAGTATTTGGAGAAGCAGGGCTTTGAGGTGACCTATTTAAATGTGGATGAAAATGGGGTCATAAAACTGGAAGAGCTTAAAAAAGCCATCCGTCCTGATACCATCCTCATTTCCATCATGTTTGCCAATAATGAAATAGGAACCATAGAACCGGTCAGGGAAATCGGAGAAATAGCAAAAGAACACGGAATACTGTTCCACACGGATGCGGTCCAGTCATTTGGCCATGTGCCCATCAATGTGGATGATTATCATATCGATATGCTCAGTGCCAGCGGCCATAAGATCAACGGTCCCAAGGGCATTGGCTTCCTCTATATCAGAAGCGGCATCAAATCCCGTTCCTTCATTCACGGAGGCGGACAGGAAAGAAAACGCCGTGCCGGTACGGAGAATGTGCCGGGAATCGTAGGCTTTGGAAAGGCTGTGGAGCTTGCGGTGGCAGGCATGGAAGAGAGAGCGAAAAAGGAATGTGAGCTTCGTAATTATCTCATGGACCGGGTCATGGCGGAGGTTCCTTATACAAGAATTAACGGGCACAGGAAAAACAGGCTGTCCAACAATGCGAATTTTGCGTTCCAGTTCATTGAGGGAGAATCTCTGCTCATCATGCTGGATATGAAGGGCATCTGCGGCTCCAGCGGTTCTGCCTGTACTTCAGGCTCCCTGGATCCATCCCATGTGCTTCTTGCCATTGGACTGCCTCATGAGATCGCTCATGGATCTCTTCGTCTGACTTTAGATGAAGAAAATACAAAGGAAGAGATGGACTATGTTGTGGAATCCATTAAAGAAATCGTGGAAAAACTGCGCAGCATGTCCCCGCTTTATGAGGATTATATCAAGCATCAGAGGAAATAA
- a CDS encoding TOBE domain-containing protein: MKLSARNQFKGKVIGIETGAVNAIVTIDIGGGNIVSATVSMAAVKDLKLEVGKDAYAIIKATSVMVGID, from the coding sequence ATGAAGCTCAGCGCAAGAAACCAGTTTAAAGGAAAAGTTATAGGAATTGAAACTGGCGCGGTAAACGCTATCGTAACCATTGACATCGGCGGAGGCAACATCGTTTCTGCTACGGTTTCCATGGCAGCGGTAAAGGACTTAAAGCTGGAAGTGGGAAAGGATGCATATGCCATCATTAAAGCCACTTCTGTAATGGTTGGAATCGACTAA
- the mnmA gene encoding tRNA 2-thiouridine(34) synthase MnmA, with protein MSKAKVVVGMSGGVDSSVAAWLLKEQGYDVIGVTMQIWQDEDTGTQEENGGCCGLSAVDDARRVAWDLGIPYYVMNFKEEFKSQVIDYFVGEYQKGRTPNPCIACNRYVKWESLLKRSLDIGADYIATGHYAQIGKLPNGRYALKKSVTAAKDQTYALYNLTQNQLSHTLMPVGAYSKDQIREIADRINLMVAHKPDSQEICFIPDNDYAGFIEENAGEKAPEGNFVDLSGQVIGRHKGITHYTVGQRKGLNLSMGRPVFVVEIRPETNEVVIGTGDDVYSDTLRANHINWMAVSGLQGESMRVSAKIRYSHKGAMCTIREAEDGAVECRFDEPQRAITPGQAVVFYDGDYVVGGGTIL; from the coding sequence ATGAGTAAAGCGAAAGTAGTAGTAGGAATGTCGGGAGGCGTGGATTCTTCTGTGGCGGCGTGGCTGCTTAAGGAACAAGGCTATGACGTCATAGGCGTCACCATGCAGATATGGCAGGATGAGGATACCGGGACCCAGGAAGAAAACGGAGGCTGCTGCGGGTTAAGTGCCGTGGACGATGCCAGGCGGGTGGCCTGGGACCTTGGGATTCCTTACTATGTCATGAACTTTAAAGAAGAATTCAAATCCCAGGTCATTGATTATTTTGTAGGAGAATACCAGAAGGGGCGCACGCCCAATCCGTGCATTGCCTGCAACCGTTATGTCAAGTGGGAGTCACTTTTAAAGCGCAGCCTGGATATAGGAGCAGATTATATTGCAACAGGCCATTATGCCCAGATCGGTAAGCTCCCCAATGGAAGATATGCGTTAAAGAAATCCGTGACAGCGGCAAAGGACCAGACGTATGCCCTTTACAATTTAACACAGAATCAGTTGTCCCATACCCTGATGCCGGTGGGAGCCTATTCCAAGGACCAGATCCGTGAGATCGCGGACAGGATCAACTTAATGGTTGCCCATAAGCCGGACAGCCAGGAGATCTGCTTTATTCCTGATAATGATTATGCGGGATTTATTGAAGAGAACGCAGGGGAAAAAGCGCCGGAGGGGAACTTTGTGGACCTTTCCGGTCAGGTCATTGGACGGCATAAGGGAATCACCCATTATACTGTTGGCCAGAGAAAGGGACTGAATCTGTCCATGGGCAGACCGGTCTTCGTAGTGGAGATACGGCCCGAGACAAATGAAGTGGTGATCGGGACAGGCGATGACGTGTATTCTGATACTCTGCGGGCCAATCACATCAACTGGATGGCTGTCTCCGGTCTTCAAGGAGAAAGCATGAGGGTTTCTGCAAAGATCCGCTACAGCCATAAGGGAGCCATGTGCACCATACGGGAAGCAGAGGATGGTGCGGTGGAATGCAGGTTTGATGAACCCCAGCGGGCTATCACTCCTGGACAGGCTGTGGTATTTTATGATGGAGATTATGTTGTCGGAGGAGGAACCATACTGTGA
- a CDS encoding helix-turn-helix transcriptional regulator: MSFGQNLQFLRKMHNGMTQEELAERMGVSRQTISKWELDGAYPEINKAIELCQFFSCSMDQLIRENMNVSNEAYSDTRIEDVPALRYIRYAVISREPEDDAIRHVRDWAADLGIRDPEIIGWDFPIVSQEQINVHHMHGYAAACILSSGVECNDSLAEVILQKKHRYAVITIKEPMKSPFRLIPNAYKTLMAYIQVNGLEWNDKDCLPCFEKEYGKEGIHYMDVYMAVD, from the coding sequence ATGAGCTTTGGACAAAACTTACAGTTTTTAAGAAAAATGCATAATGGAATGACGCAGGAAGAATTGGCTGAACGAATGGGGGTAAGCAGGCAGACTATTTCCAAATGGGAGCTGGATGGTGCTTATCCTGAAATAAATAAAGCGATTGAGCTATGCCAGTTTTTTTCATGCTCCATGGATCAGCTGATCAGGGAAAATATGAATGTGAGCAACGAAGCATACTCTGATACCCGCATTGAGGATGTTCCGGCATTACGGTATATCAGATACGCAGTCATCAGCAGAGAGCCGGAAGATGATGCAATCAGGCATGTAAGGGATTGGGCTGCAGATTTGGGAATCCGGGATCCGGAAATCATAGGCTGGGACTTCCCCATAGTATCCCAGGAACAGATCAATGTGCATCATATGCACGGGTATGCCGCCGCATGTATTTTATCATCAGGCGTGGAATGCAATGACAGTCTTGCCGAAGTGATTTTACAAAAAAAGCACCGTTATGCCGTGATTACCATAAAGGAACCCATGAAATCACCTTTCCGGTTAATTCCCAATGCCTATAAAACATTGATGGCTTACATTCAGGTAAACGGACTGGAATGGAATGATAAAGACTGTCTGCCGTGTTTTGAAAAAGAATATGGAAAAGAGGGAATCCACTACATGGATGTGTATATGGCGGTTGATTGA
- a CDS encoding patatin-like phospholipase family protein has protein sequence MADYGLALAGGGTRGAAHVGVLTALEEAGLLPQRIAGASAGSIVAGLYAAGMNTGDMRETVRWLSKHGRSLIDPDILGIALFLPQILLGRETALKGLIKGNRLQRFLCDLTDGMEIQGNCRGLLIPAVDINSGDTVTFTNLFREEIPLSALRQEHVKWERSGLLCDIMMASSSVPAVFQPRQMNGFLLVDGGVTNNLPVDLFISAGETRVIAVDIGEEYEMPHDYSIIETAFHSFSIMSRELKDCRSSGEILLLKPPMPRGAGLLTFECMEKCMENGYVYTKKMMPRIRRVLEKR, from the coding sequence ATGGCGGACTACGGACTGGCGTTAGCAGGCGGCGGGACCAGAGGCGCGGCTCATGTGGGAGTATTGACGGCGCTGGAGGAAGCAGGACTTCTTCCCCAACGGATAGCAGGAGCCAGCGCCGGAAGCATTGTTGCCGGACTATATGCGGCAGGCATGAACACCGGAGATATGCGGGAAACTGTGCGGTGGCTTTCCAAACATGGCAGAAGCCTGATTGATCCCGATATTTTAGGAATTGCCTTATTTCTGCCTCAGATTCTGCTGGGCAGGGAGACAGCGCTGAAAGGGCTCATAAAAGGAAACAGGCTCCAGCGATTCCTCTGTGATTTAACAGATGGGATGGAGATACAGGGAAACTGCCGGGGGCTGCTGATTCCGGCTGTGGATATAAACAGCGGGGATACGGTCACCTTTACTAACTTATTCAGGGAAGAGATTCCCCTTTCCGCATTAAGGCAGGAGCATGTGAAATGGGAACGGAGCGGACTTCTCTGTGATATTATGATGGCAAGCTCTTCGGTCCCGGCCGTGTTCCAGCCAAGGCAGATGAACGGTTTTCTTCTGGTGGATGGAGGAGTGACCAACAACCTTCCTGTGGATCTTTTCATTTCGGCAGGGGAAACCAGAGTCATTGCAGTGGACATTGGAGAAGAATATGAGATGCCCCATGATTATTCCATCATTGAAACTGCATTCCATTCCTTTTCCATTATGAGCAGAGAGTTAAAGGACTGTCGTTCCAGCGGTGAGATTTTGCTCTTAAAGCCGCCTATGCCAAGAGGAGCAGGGCTTCTGACTTTTGAATGCATGGAAAAGTGTATGGAAAACGGCTATGTGTATACAAAAAAGATGATGCCCCGGATCAGGCGTGTACTGGAAAAAAGATAG
- the nifU gene encoding Fe-S cluster assembly scaffold protein NifU: protein MYTEKVMDHFEHPRNVGEIDNPSGMGTVGNAKCGDIMRIYLDIDENQIIRDVKFKTFGCGAAVATSSMATEMVKGKSVQEAMAVTNQAVCEALDGLPPVKVHCSLLAEEAIHAALWDYAKKNGIEIDGLKKPKSDIGEEEVVEEY from the coding sequence ATGTATACAGAAAAAGTAATGGATCATTTTGAGCATCCAAGAAATGTGGGGGAAATTGATAACCCCAGCGGTATGGGTACCGTAGGAAATGCCAAGTGCGGCGATATTATGAGAATTTATCTGGATATAGATGAAAATCAGATCATCCGTGATGTGAAATTTAAAACCTTTGGCTGCGGAGCCGCAGTTGCAACCAGCAGCATGGCTACCGAGATGGTAAAGGGAAAGTCCGTTCAGGAGGCAATGGCTGTGACCAATCAGGCTGTCTGTGAGGCACTTGACGGATTACCGCCTGTAAAGGTGCACTGTTCACTTCTGGCAGAGGAAGCCATCCACGCTGCTCTGTGGGACTATGCAAAGAAAAACGGAATCGAGATTGATGGCTTGAAGAAACCAAAGTCTGATATCGGCGAGGAAGAAGTGGTAGAAGAATATTAG
- a CDS encoding putative polysaccharide biosynthesis protein: protein MNDSLKFPQKLSPRKYALLTGTLLLTSAGLVTRLLGFVYRIFLSRTIGAEGLGIFNLIHPVFGICFALCAGSIQTAISQSVAANVRKGRSIFRTGLVISVAISIILAYAIIRFKDFLAANVLMEPRCAPLLLFLAVSVPCSAIHACINGYYYGMQRPHVPAFAQVIEQTIRIGAVFLIADIMIESGIKITVQLAVMGHLIGEIASSLFTVMAYRFFSPKMPPGITLVSSSFRDTAPGLMQLALPLMGNRLVLNILASAEAILIPSRLQMSGLSDSAAFSVYGVLTGMALPFILFPSTIFNSLAVLLLPTVAEAQSEGNERRIGDAISMSLRYCLYVGILCIGIFTLFGDDLGVSVFKDNTAGTYMTILAWLCPFIYLVTTMGSILNGLGKTSVTFIQNAIALLIRLGFVLFGIPRFGILAYLVGTLASELLLAMMHVLTLRKKVDFVWNAWDMIVKPAALMVLAIGIYFAVFSLADPFQGMSLFIKTAFHIAILSIFYLVLLLGAHIMKGEKTGDH from the coding sequence ATGAATGACTCTCTGAAATTTCCCCAAAAACTTTCGCCAAGAAAATATGCGCTTCTCACCGGTACCCTTCTATTGACTTCTGCCGGACTGGTTACCCGGCTCCTGGGCTTTGTTTACCGGATTTTTCTCTCACGGACCATTGGCGCAGAAGGACTTGGAATCTTTAACTTGATCCATCCGGTGTTCGGCATCTGCTTTGCCCTGTGCGCCGGTTCTATTCAGACCGCAATATCCCAGTCCGTGGCAGCTAATGTGAGAAAAGGCCGTTCCATTTTCCGAACCGGCCTCGTTATATCAGTGGCAATTTCCATAATCCTGGCATATGCCATCATTCGGTTTAAGGACTTCCTGGCAGCCAATGTCCTGATGGAACCCCGCTGCGCTCCCCTTCTTCTCTTTCTCGCAGTATCCGTTCCCTGTTCGGCCATTCACGCCTGCATCAATGGATATTATTATGGTATGCAGCGGCCCCATGTCCCGGCATTTGCCCAGGTGATCGAACAGACAATAAGAATCGGAGCCGTATTCCTCATTGCAGATATCATGATCGAATCCGGGATCAAAATCACCGTCCAGCTTGCAGTCATGGGCCATCTCATAGGGGAAATTGCTTCATCTCTTTTTACTGTTATGGCATACCGTTTCTTTTCGCCCAAAATGCCCCCAGGCATTACATTGGTTTCTTCTTCCTTTCGGGATACCGCTCCCGGGCTTATGCAACTGGCCCTGCCTCTTATGGGGAACCGCCTGGTTTTAAACATCCTTGCAAGCGCGGAAGCCATTTTAATTCCAAGCAGACTGCAGATGTCCGGACTTTCCGATTCAGCAGCATTTTCCGTATACGGCGTATTAACAGGAATGGCCCTGCCCTTTATTCTGTTCCCTTCCACCATATTTAATTCCCTGGCAGTGCTTTTACTTCCAACGGTGGCCGAGGCCCAGTCAGAGGGAAATGAGCGGAGGATCGGAGATGCCATTTCCATGTCACTGCGTTACTGTCTGTACGTAGGAATCCTCTGCATCGGCATATTCACCCTGTTCGGAGATGACTTAGGCGTCAGCGTATTTAAGGACAATACTGCCGGAACCTATATGACCATTTTGGCCTGGCTTTGCCCCTTCATCTATCTGGTAACCACCATGGGAAGCATTTTAAACGGCCTTGGAAAAACCTCAGTCACATTTATCCAGAATGCCATCGCTTTGCTGATCCGTCTGGGATTTGTCCTTTTTGGGATCCCCAGGTTCGGGATCTTAGCCTATTTGGTGGGAACCCTGGCCAGCGAGCTGCTTCTGGCCATGATGCATGTGCTGACCCTTCGGAAGAAGGTGGACTTTGTTTGGAACGCATGGGATATGATCGTAAAACCGGCAGCTCTCATGGTGCTCGCCATTGGGATTTACTTTGCGGTATTTTCCCTGGCAGATCCGTTCCAGGGGATGTCTTTATTCATAAAAACGGCTTTCCATATCGCTATATTAAGCATATTCTATCTGGTGCTTCTTCTTGGCGCCCATATCATGAAAGGAGAGAAAACCGGGGATCACTGA